In one window of Synchiropus splendidus isolate RoL2022-P1 chromosome 15, RoL_Sspl_1.0, whole genome shotgun sequence DNA:
- the LOC128746473 gene encoding prostate-associated microseminoprotein-like, with protein sequence MGNTARGMLAVLVCLLGASVPGMSAYNSGECFFNTKGSCEHNGQIYSIGESWITADCFQCICMEPFGVGCCDHGSKPVDYPDWCEIIRKPDSCTSVAVMRANHKLPCLWGRGRLRPAAGQPWISDNGPLF encoded by the exons ATGGGAAACACAGCCAGAGGGATGCTTGCTGTTTTAGTCTGCCTCCTTGGTGCCAGTGTGCCGGGAATGTCTGCATACAACAGTGGGGAGTGTTTCTTCAACACTAAAG gaAGCTGTGAGCACAATGGGCAGATATACAGTATTGGAGAGAGTTGGATCACCGCTGACTGTTTCCAGTGTATCTGCATGGAGCCGTTTGGAGTGGGCTGCTGCGACCA CGGGTCTAAGCCAGTGGACTACCCAGACTGGTGTGAAATCATCCGCAAACCAGACTCGTGCACCAGTGTTGCTGTGATGAGAGCCAACCATAAGCTCCCGTGTCTCTGGGGACGAGGACGCCTCAGACCTGCTGCTGGCCAGCCGTGGATTTCTGACAACGGTCCTTTATTTTGA